In one Umezawaea sp. Da 62-37 genomic region, the following are encoded:
- a CDS encoding FAD-dependent oxidoreductase, whose amino-acid sequence MRVAVVGGGVAGSLLAWRLREESPDVRVDVLVGDSSTPDASGASGGLVRAFETAPEACRIAAESLAEVRDSPMLREWTGYREVGAVYLLPADVDPTRSLREVEDVLPGSARVAGAERLAEDFGFRGLAPGATGVVERHAGYISPALLRAHALVWLAHNGCEVRRTLVSEVTPEGCLRLADGTEREYDVVVVAAGAWTPALVEHSRTLRTKQIQYGVYRMRVPGLGAFVDEPTGLYGRPHGEGTFLLGLGCDRWDVDPAAVEPDVALADRVVSSARTRFGVDVRHSSPREVVASFDCYREPSGLALLPVPGSSSVFTFTGGSGGAAKTVVGVSRRAARLLVRGLAGVTG is encoded by the coding sequence ATGAGGGTCGCGGTGGTCGGCGGCGGCGTGGCGGGCAGCCTGCTCGCCTGGCGGTTGAGGGAGGAGTCCCCCGACGTGCGGGTGGACGTCCTGGTCGGGGATTCGTCCACACCGGACGCTTCGGGGGCGTCCGGCGGTCTGGTGCGGGCCTTCGAGACCGCGCCGGAGGCGTGCCGGATCGCGGCGGAGAGCCTGGCGGAGGTCAGGGACAGCCCGATGCTGCGGGAGTGGACCGGCTACCGCGAGGTGGGGGCGGTCTACCTGCTGCCCGCCGACGTGGACCCGACCCGGTCGCTGCGGGAGGTCGAGGACGTCCTGCCGGGGTCCGCGCGGGTCGCGGGCGCGGAGCGGCTGGCCGAGGACTTCGGCTTCCGCGGCCTGGCGCCCGGCGCGACCGGCGTCGTGGAGCGGCACGCGGGCTACATCTCGCCCGCGCTGCTGCGCGCCCACGCGCTGGTGTGGTTGGCGCACAACGGGTGCGAGGTCCGCAGGACCCTCGTGTCGGAGGTGACGCCGGAGGGCTGCCTGCGGCTGGCCGACGGCACCGAGCGCGAGTACGACGTGGTCGTGGTCGCGGCCGGCGCGTGGACGCCCGCGCTCGTCGAGCACAGCAGGACGTTGCGCACCAAGCAGATCCAGTACGGCGTGTACCGGATGCGCGTGCCGGGGCTCGGCGCGTTCGTGGACGAGCCGACCGGCCTCTACGGACGTCCGCACGGCGAGGGCACCTTCCTGCTGGGCCTCGGCTGCGACCGCTGGGACGTCGACCCCGCCGCCGTCGAACCGGACGTGGCGCTGGCCGACCGGGTCGTGAGCAGTGCCCGCACCCGCTTCGGCGTGGACGTCCGGCACAGCTCGCCCCGTGAGGTGGTCGCGTCCTTCGACTGCTACCGCGAACCTTCCGGGCTCGCGCTGCTGCCGGTCCCCGGATCGTCGTCGGTGTTCACCTTCACCGGGGGCAGCGGGGGAGCCGCGAAGACCGTCGTCGGGGTCAGCAGGCGGGCCGCGCGGCTCCTGGTGCGCGGACTGGCCGGGGTCACGGGCTGA
- a CDS encoding SidA/IucD/PvdA family monooxygenase, producing the protein MDHQEVELLAIGAGPANLALAVALEELAPDELSTRTLIVEQHDDVAWQRGMLLPWSQSQVSFLKDLVTLRNPRSRYSFVNYLHSIDRLDEFINLGSATPYRLEISDYLQWVARSLTKVRVEHGRRVVAIEPSGVVAGEVTEWLVRFSDGGTVRCRDLVIGAGRDAFVPEEFAAIPREKVIHSTEFSSRTAEMDPAAAHRVVVVGGAQSAAEMLWSSHQGFPNSQCTMVMRSIGLNGYESSKFTNELFYPSFVDKFNSARPEAREQLLREMHRTNYSGLAPAMLDNLYRTMYLEKLTGTERLSMITMAEITAARMDGDEVVLTLTDRKTAQQEELRCDVVMLGTGFAKEMPRMTRNLAASVGVENFSVDRNYRMTLPPTVSAGVYLQGVNEATHGIADSLISVLAIRSAEIVADLLAHRQTPLAESSVVPRQSTEALAGVTTAL; encoded by the coding sequence TTGGACCACCAAGAAGTAGAGCTGCTGGCCATCGGCGCGGGACCGGCGAACCTGGCCCTGGCCGTGGCGCTGGAGGAGTTGGCGCCCGACGAGCTCTCCACCAGGACGCTCATCGTCGAGCAGCACGACGACGTGGCCTGGCAGCGCGGAATGCTCCTGCCGTGGTCGCAGAGCCAGGTGTCCTTCCTCAAGGACCTGGTGACCCTGCGGAACCCGCGCAGCAGGTACTCGTTCGTGAACTACCTGCACTCCATCGACCGGCTCGACGAGTTCATCAACCTGGGCAGCGCGACGCCCTACCGGCTGGAGATCTCCGACTACCTCCAGTGGGTGGCGCGTTCGCTGACCAAGGTCCGCGTCGAGCACGGCCGCCGCGTCGTGGCGATCGAGCCCAGCGGCGTCGTCGCGGGTGAGGTCACCGAGTGGCTGGTCCGCTTCTCCGACGGTGGCACCGTCCGCTGCCGCGACCTCGTGATCGGCGCTGGCCGCGACGCGTTCGTGCCGGAGGAGTTCGCCGCGATCCCGCGCGAGAAGGTCATCCACAGCACGGAGTTCTCCTCGCGGACCGCCGAGATGGACCCGGCGGCGGCGCACCGCGTCGTCGTGGTCGGCGGGGCGCAGAGCGCCGCGGAGATGCTGTGGTCCTCGCACCAGGGCTTCCCGAACTCCCAGTGCACCATGGTGATGCGCTCGATCGGCCTGAACGGCTACGAGAGCAGCAAGTTCACCAACGAGCTGTTCTACCCGTCCTTCGTGGACAAGTTCAACTCCGCCCGCCCGGAGGCGCGCGAGCAGCTGCTGCGGGAGATGCACCGCACCAACTACTCCGGTCTCGCCCCGGCGATGCTCGACAACCTGTACCGCACGATGTACCTGGAGAAGCTGACCGGCACCGAACGGCTGTCGATGATCACCATGGCGGAGATCACGGCCGCGCGGATGGACGGCGACGAGGTCGTGCTGACGCTGACCGACCGCAAGACGGCGCAGCAGGAGGAACTCCGCTGCGACGTCGTCATGCTCGGCACCGGCTTCGCCAAGGAGATGCCGAGGATGACCCGCAACCTGGCGGCCTCCGTCGGCGTGGAGAACTTCTCGGTGGACCGCAACTACCGCATGACCCTGCCGCCCACCGTCAGCGCGGGCGTCTACCTCCAGGGCGTGAACGAGGCCACGCACGGCATCGCCGACTCGCTGATCAGCGTGCTGGCCATCCGTTCCGCGGAGATCGTCGCCGACCTGCTCGCGCACCGCCAGACGCCGCTGGCCGAGTCCTCGGTCGTGCCGCGCCAGTCCACCGAGGCCCTCGCGGGCGTCACCACCGCCCTCTGA
- a CDS encoding ATP-grasp domain-containing protein, whose protein sequence is MKLLTIETRQYLNYYTSRYEQVQALGVDLFVLNGEGTEDFWPADRYRLVGNRNLDELIAAAKEWHAAEHFDGVLTFSEAAVIAVAAVAEALGLPGIGVEAALNSRNKLLMRQAHERAAAPHPGFRYAAELPQALAAAEEFGYPVILKPTMGAGSNFVFKCDDATELTEHFAQAVDGIREMFWANSEADGIDLGPQGLLVESFLDGREYLMEALAWDDEVYLGSVVDRITAEGGTFDDDVHHAPTSMSAEDLAAVHAVVKAGAHAQGLRRSAMHAEVRFHEGKPYLLEIAARVGGGGLDLIARTTADYDPIAAVVDIAAGRKPAVRHFQPTGVHVTAMCLISEAGVVDHVDVPAEVSESDRVFLLKITARPGDTIRRPPEGNTILGFLGTTGTSELDAFAKMTDFASKIKVTFVP, encoded by the coding sequence ATGAAACTGCTCACGATCGAGACCCGCCAGTACTTGAACTACTACACGTCCCGCTACGAGCAGGTGCAGGCGCTCGGCGTCGACCTGTTCGTGCTCAACGGCGAGGGCACCGAGGACTTCTGGCCCGCCGACCGCTACCGCCTGGTGGGCAACAGGAACCTCGACGAGCTGATCGCGGCGGCCAAGGAGTGGCACGCCGCCGAGCACTTCGACGGGGTGCTGACCTTCTCCGAGGCGGCGGTCATCGCGGTCGCCGCCGTGGCCGAAGCCCTCGGCCTGCCCGGCATCGGTGTCGAGGCCGCGCTCAACAGCCGCAACAAGCTGCTGATGCGCCAGGCCCACGAGCGCGCCGCCGCACCGCACCCCGGTTTCCGCTACGCCGCGGAACTCCCGCAGGCGCTGGCCGCCGCGGAGGAGTTCGGCTACCCGGTCATCCTCAAGCCCACCATGGGCGCGGGCAGCAACTTCGTCTTCAAGTGCGACGACGCCACCGAGCTGACCGAGCACTTCGCGCAGGCCGTCGACGGCATCCGCGAGATGTTCTGGGCCAACTCCGAGGCCGACGGCATCGACCTCGGGCCGCAGGGCCTGCTCGTCGAGTCCTTCCTGGACGGTCGCGAGTACCTGATGGAAGCGCTTGCCTGGGACGACGAGGTCTACCTGGGCTCGGTCGTCGACCGGATCACCGCCGAGGGCGGCACGTTCGACGACGACGTGCACCACGCGCCGACGTCGATGAGCGCCGAGGACCTGGCCGCCGTGCACGCGGTCGTCAAGGCAGGCGCGCACGCGCAGGGCCTGCGCCGCAGCGCTATGCACGCCGAGGTCCGCTTCCACGAGGGCAAGCCGTACCTGCTGGAGATCGCGGCCAGGGTCGGCGGCGGCGGGCTCGACCTGATCGCCCGCACGACCGCCGACTACGACCCCATCGCGGCCGTGGTCGACATCGCGGCGGGCCGCAAGCCCGCCGTGCGGCACTTCCAGCCGACCGGCGTGCACGTCACCGCCATGTGCCTGATCTCCGAGGCGGGCGTGGTCGACCACGTGGACGTGCCCGCGGAGGTGAGCGAGTCCGACCGCGTGTTCCTGCTCAAGATCACCGCCCGACCCGGCGACACGATCCGCAGGCCCCCGGAGGGCAACACCATCCTCGGTTTCCTCGGCACCACCGGCACCTCCGAGCTGGACGCCTTCGCCAAGATGACCGACTTCGCCTCGAAGATCAAGGTCACCTTCGTCCCGTAG
- a CDS encoding NAD-dependent protein deacetylase, whose amino-acid sequence MRTRPTLSWASTGAPLPRTTDLDEVARTLARGRVVVLSGAGLSTESGIPDYRGAEGSLRRHTPMTYEEFTGDPEGRRRYWARSHLGWRTIARARPNDGHRAVTALHAGGHLSGIITQNVDGLHQAAGAPDVVELHGSLDRVICLDCGRTSDRETLDRRLRAANPAFEGTATRINPDGDVELPDDVVRTFALVPCVDCSGVLKPDVVFFGENVPRPRVEQCYRLVDDADAVLVLGSSLTVMSGLRFVRHAAKTGKQVLIVNRGETRGDSCATVRVDLPLGQALTDLTRRLGVGRPDGPVTAAG is encoded by the coding sequence GTGAGGACACGACCTACTCTCAGCTGGGCGTCCACCGGGGCGCCCCTGCCCAGGACGACCGACCTCGACGAGGTGGCGCGGACCCTCGCGCGCGGACGGGTGGTCGTGCTCAGCGGCGCCGGGCTGTCGACCGAGTCGGGCATCCCGGACTACCGCGGCGCGGAGGGCAGCCTGCGCAGGCACACGCCGATGACCTACGAGGAGTTCACCGGCGACCCGGAGGGCCGTCGGCGGTACTGGGCGCGCAGCCACCTCGGCTGGCGCACGATCGCCCGCGCCCGGCCGAACGACGGCCACCGCGCCGTCACCGCCCTGCACGCCGGTGGCCACCTGTCCGGGATCATCACCCAGAACGTCGACGGCCTGCACCAGGCCGCGGGCGCGCCGGACGTGGTGGAGCTGCACGGCAGCCTGGACCGGGTGATCTGCCTGGACTGCGGGCGGACGAGCGACCGCGAGACCCTCGACCGCAGGCTGCGGGCCGCGAACCCGGCGTTCGAGGGCACCGCGACCCGGATCAACCCCGACGGCGACGTGGAACTGCCCGACGACGTGGTGCGCACCTTCGCGCTCGTCCCGTGCGTCGACTGCTCCGGCGTGCTGAAGCCGGACGTCGTGTTCTTCGGCGAGAACGTCCCTCGGCCGCGCGTGGAGCAGTGCTACCGGCTCGTGGACGACGCCGACGCCGTGCTCGTGCTGGGGTCCTCGTTGACCGTCATGTCCGGGCTGCGGTTCGTCCGGCACGCCGCCAAGACCGGCAAGCAGGTGCTCATCGTGAACCGCGGCGAGACCCGTGGCGACTCCTGCGCGACCGTGCGGGTGGACCTGCCGCTGGGCCAGGCGCTGACCGACCTGACCCGGCGGCTCGGGGTCGGGCGACCGGACGGTCCGGTCACCGCAGCCGGGTGA
- the ppk2 gene encoding polyphosphate kinase 2 — translation MRPLSDVPSLLAEFKVDDSDQDDPVLLHRDGTPVDTWRQNYPYDERMSREEYDREKRLLQIELLKLQYWIKDTGQRLVVVFEGRDAAGKGGTIKRFTEHLNPRGAHVVALEKPSERESTQWYFQRYVEHLPSAGEMVMFDRSWYNRAGVERVMGFCSDEEYDRFLVQAPAFEHMLVDDGVLLVKFWFSVSQDEQRTRFVIRQVDPVRQWKLSPMDLESLDKWDDYTSAKVAMFRETDTAKAPWTVVKSNDKKRARLEAMRSLLVRYDYADRDDEVVGMPDTRIVGAAATLLESGEDDTDLSPTPLHHGGEVMGIGLHPS, via the coding sequence ATGCGCCCTTTGTCCGACGTGCCCAGCTTGCTCGCCGAGTTCAAGGTCGACGACAGCGACCAGGACGATCCCGTTCTGCTGCACCGGGACGGCACCCCCGTCGACACCTGGCGGCAGAACTACCCGTACGACGAGCGGATGTCGCGCGAGGAGTACGACCGCGAGAAGCGGCTGCTGCAGATCGAACTGCTCAAGCTCCAGTACTGGATCAAGGACACCGGGCAGCGGCTGGTCGTCGTGTTCGAGGGGCGCGACGCGGCGGGCAAGGGCGGCACGATCAAGCGGTTCACCGAGCACCTCAACCCGCGCGGCGCGCACGTCGTCGCCCTGGAGAAGCCGTCCGAGCGCGAGAGCACGCAGTGGTACTTCCAGCGCTACGTCGAGCACCTGCCCTCCGCGGGCGAGATGGTCATGTTCGACCGCTCCTGGTACAACCGCGCCGGGGTCGAGCGGGTCATGGGGTTCTGCTCGGACGAGGAGTACGACCGCTTCCTGGTGCAGGCGCCCGCGTTCGAGCACATGCTGGTCGACGACGGCGTGCTGCTGGTGAAGTTCTGGTTCTCGGTGTCGCAGGACGAGCAGCGCACCCGGTTCGTCATCCGCCAGGTGGACCCGGTGCGCCAGTGGAAGCTCAGCCCGATGGACCTGGAGTCGCTGGACAAGTGGGACGACTACACGTCGGCCAAGGTCGCGATGTTCCGCGAGACCGACACGGCGAAGGCGCCGTGGACGGTGGTGAAGAGCAACGACAAGAAGCGGGCCCGGTTGGAGGCCATGCGCAGCCTGCTGGTCCGGTACGACTACGCGGACCGCGACGACGAGGTCGTCGGGATGCCGGACACGCGGATCGTGGGCGCGGCGGCGACGCTGCTGGAGTCCGGTGAGGATGACACGGACCTGTCGCCCACGCCGT
- a CDS encoding cupin domain-containing protein — protein sequence MMEIRKLDRENLKSDNGLDAQRLMPWAAVNAPFEGSWCVVKPGKESGAHGHHEYEIWVAMSGDAEIVTNAGTVPFVAGDVVHFTPHERHQVVNNGDADFQFYAVWWDAELAEKFTARHEESAV from the coding sequence ATGATGGAGATCCGCAAGCTCGACCGGGAAAACCTCAAGTCGGACAACGGCTTGGACGCGCAGCGGCTGATGCCGTGGGCCGCGGTCAACGCGCCGTTCGAGGGGTCGTGGTGCGTCGTGAAGCCCGGCAAGGAGTCCGGCGCGCACGGCCACCACGAGTACGAGATCTGGGTCGCCATGTCCGGCGACGCCGAGATCGTCACCAACGCGGGCACGGTCCCGTTCGTGGCCGGTGACGTCGTGCACTTCACCCCGCACGAGCGGCACCAGGTCGTGAACAACGGCGACGCCGACTTCCAGTTCTACGCCGTCTGGTGGGACGCCGAGCTGGCGGAGAAGTTCACCGCCCGCCACGAGGAGTCGGCGGTATGA
- a CDS encoding ATP-grasp domain-containing protein: protein MTAPTPAERPLLVLIGTGMRPYREYLLRSIGARYRVHLFLSAEPEWEREHIAGWTVLPSTTDGPAMAAAALELHATDPVAGVLCWDEVRIHAAAFVAGALGVRNGDPSVVWRLRDKGQTRAALDAAGVAQPRSIPVKTVQDAVDAAAVVGYPAILKPRGLGASLGVIKVGNEAEVRANFAFTEGARGPEPVVFDTDQPILVEEFVSGEEISVDSVVSGGRVTPLFVGRKVVGYPPYAEEIGHFVDAADPLLTDPALLAVLRETHEALGFTDGITHSEFMLTADGPKVIEVNGRLGGDMIPYLGLLATGIDPGLAAAAAATGAEADLTPSVNRVAGIRFFYVEEEDTTLGSLGFDESALPEGLDKVVVVAQPGTVVSPPPKGTVWGRIAFAIAVGESREQVAGRLDAAESALDVVPALDAVPV, encoded by the coding sequence ATGACGGCTCCCACCCCCGCCGAACGTCCGCTGCTGGTGCTGATCGGCACCGGCATGAGGCCCTACCGCGAGTACCTGCTGCGGTCGATCGGCGCCCGCTACCGCGTGCACCTGTTCCTGTCGGCCGAGCCCGAGTGGGAGAGGGAGCACATCGCGGGGTGGACCGTCCTGCCCAGCACGACCGACGGGCCCGCGATGGCGGCCGCCGCGCTGGAACTGCACGCCACCGACCCGGTCGCGGGCGTGCTGTGCTGGGACGAGGTCCGCATCCACGCGGCGGCGTTCGTGGCGGGGGCGCTCGGTGTCCGCAACGGCGACCCGTCCGTCGTCTGGCGCCTGCGGGACAAGGGGCAGACCCGCGCCGCGCTGGACGCGGCGGGTGTGGCCCAGCCGAGGTCGATCCCGGTGAAGACCGTGCAGGACGCGGTCGACGCCGCGGCCGTCGTCGGCTACCCGGCCATCCTCAAGCCCCGCGGCCTCGGGGCCAGCCTCGGCGTGATCAAGGTCGGGAACGAGGCCGAGGTCCGCGCGAACTTCGCCTTCACCGAGGGCGCGCGCGGACCCGAGCCGGTGGTGTTCGACACCGACCAGCCGATCCTGGTCGAGGAGTTCGTGTCGGGCGAGGAGATCAGCGTCGACTCCGTCGTGAGCGGGGGGAGGGTGACGCCGCTGTTCGTCGGCCGCAAGGTCGTCGGCTACCCGCCCTACGCCGAGGAGATCGGCCACTTCGTCGACGCCGCCGACCCGCTGCTGACCGACCCCGCGCTGCTGGCGGTCCTGCGGGAGACCCACGAGGCGCTGGGCTTCACCGACGGCATCACCCACTCGGAGTTCATGCTCACCGCCGACGGCCCGAAGGTCATCGAGGTCAACGGGCGGCTCGGCGGCGACATGATCCCCTACCTCGGCCTGCTCGCCACCGGCATCGACCCCGGCCTCGCCGCCGCGGCCGCGGCCACCGGCGCGGAAGCCGACCTCACGCCCTCGGTGAACCGGGTCGCGGGCATCCGCTTCTTCTACGTCGAGGAGGAGGACACCACGTTGGGGTCGCTCGGGTTCGACGAGTCGGCGCTCCCCGAAGGGCTCGACAAGGTGGTCGTCGTCGCGCAGCCCGGCACCGTCGTCTCGCCGCCGCCGAAGGGCACGGTGTGGGGCCGCATCGCGTTCGCCATCGCCGTCGGCGAGTCCCGCGAGCAGGTGGCCGGGAGGCTCGACGCGGCCGAGTCCGCGCTCGACGTCGTGCCCGCCCTGGACGCCGTGCCGGTCTGA
- a CDS encoding cation:proton antiporter, with the protein MTIIAAPVSPIGAHQMLVFLLQIGLLLGMAFALGRLAIRFRMPALVGELTAGVLLGPSLLVHVAPAFSAWLLPGNPEQIHLLDAVGQLGVLLLVGLTGMHVDLGLVRRKGKTAAWVSMGGLLVPLGLGFAVGLVLPTSLIAGGTERNVFALFLGVAMCVSAIPVIAKTLLEMRLLHRDIGQLIISAAAVDDIVGWSLLSIVSAMATTGLRAGHVAFTIGCLVAVALVAVLIGRPVVRRGLAMANKSADPGVTVAVVVLLLVASAAGTHALGLEPILGAFICGVLISSSGLLDRAKIAPLRTFVMAVLAPIFFATAGLRMDLTALREPKVLGAAVLVLAIAIGGKFVGAYIGARTGRLTHWEGLALGAGLNARGVVEVIVAMVGLRLGVLTTETYTIIILVAVVTSLMAPPTLRYAVGKIAETSEERDREKAFSA; encoded by the coding sequence ATGACGATCATCGCAGCGCCGGTCAGTCCCATCGGCGCCCACCAGATGCTCGTGTTCCTGTTGCAGATCGGCCTGTTGCTCGGCATGGCGTTCGCGCTGGGCCGACTGGCCATCCGGTTCAGGATGCCCGCGCTGGTCGGCGAGCTGACCGCCGGTGTGCTGCTCGGGCCGTCGCTGCTCGTGCACGTCGCCCCCGCGTTCTCCGCCTGGCTGCTGCCGGGCAACCCCGAGCAGATCCACCTGCTCGACGCCGTCGGCCAGCTCGGCGTGCTGCTGCTGGTCGGCCTGACCGGCATGCACGTCGACCTGGGGCTGGTGCGCCGCAAGGGGAAGACGGCGGCGTGGGTCAGCATGGGGGGTCTGCTGGTGCCGCTCGGCCTCGGCTTCGCCGTCGGGCTCGTGCTGCCCACGTCGCTGATCGCGGGCGGCACCGAGCGCAACGTCTTCGCCCTGTTCCTGGGTGTCGCCATGTGCGTCAGCGCCATCCCGGTCATCGCGAAGACCCTGCTGGAGATGAGGTTGCTGCACCGCGACATCGGGCAGCTCATCATCAGCGCGGCGGCGGTGGACGACATCGTCGGCTGGTCGCTGCTGTCCATCGTCTCCGCGATGGCCACCACCGGTCTGCGCGCGGGCCACGTGGCGTTCACCATCGGCTGTCTCGTAGCGGTGGCGCTGGTCGCCGTGCTGATCGGCAGGCCGGTGGTGCGCAGGGGACTCGCGATGGCCAACAAGTCCGCGGACCCCGGCGTCACGGTCGCCGTCGTGGTGCTGCTGCTGGTCGCCTCGGCCGCGGGCACCCACGCGCTCGGCCTCGAACCCATCCTCGGCGCGTTCATCTGCGGCGTCCTGATCAGCTCCTCCGGGCTGCTCGACCGCGCCAAGATCGCACCGCTGCGCACGTTCGTCATGGCGGTGCTCGCCCCGATCTTCTTCGCCACCGCGGGCTTGCGGATGGACCTCACCGCGCTGCGCGAACCCAAGGTGCTCGGCGCCGCGGTCCTGGTGCTGGCCATCGCGATCGGCGGCAAGTTCGTCGGCGCCTACATCGGTGCCCGCACCGGACGGCTCACGCACTGGGAGGGCCTCGCGCTCGGCGCCGGGCTCAACGCCCGCGGCGTCGTCGAGGTCATCGTCGCCATGGTCGGCCTGCGGCTGGGCGTCCTGACCACCGAGACCTACACGATCATCATCCTGGTCGCCGTCGTCACGTCCCTGATGGCACCACCGACCCTCCGCTACGCCGTCGGCAAGATCGCCGAGACGTCGGAGGAACGGGACCGGGAGAAAGCCTTCAGCGCGTAG
- a CDS encoding class I tRNA ligase family protein translates to MTPPQRPAIVIAATPTPNGDLHVGHMAGPYLAGDVYSRYLRGTGRPVVYTTCTDDSQTYVVASAHRQGITPEELVARSTAQIERSLAAMGTVMAGLPPIDDRYRRTVLDYVTALHAEGRFKLRTVRLPYARDAGVFLFDGLVSGTCPTCMAGSCGGACETCGHPNNFDELLDPKYTVDPTDVVVYREQTILVLPMEDYRERLTAYYASRTPRWRPHAKQLIGELLAKPLPEIPVTFPSAWGIAAPFPETAGQVLYPWIEAMPASIYATWWANAQQGEESVETDEAWLAGGDAELVYFHGFDNVYHWGLVDLVMLMAHGDRYTTPDANVCNEFYDLDGEKFSTSRNHLIWSADLMAEVPRDLVRFFLALTAPEYQRTNFSRDALHSVTTRRLVEPWNALSESLTLGLVALDTAAPLPTTEVGRRRATAMLERFRLCYELPNFSLGRAAETALTQLDRLRKSADSLDLRANGSAPVQPGDLLLEIRTLLACVAPIMVEVTDVLAAEGVDLRITGDQPDEIAPFRFPRLPNTADTPERAPALDGAR, encoded by the coding sequence ATGACGCCCCCGCAGCGACCCGCGATCGTCATCGCGGCGACCCCCACGCCCAACGGCGACCTGCACGTCGGCCACATGGCGGGGCCCTACCTCGCCGGTGACGTGTACTCGCGCTACCTGAGGGGCACCGGCAGGCCGGTCGTGTACACGACGTGCACCGACGACAGCCAGACCTACGTGGTCGCCTCGGCGCACCGCCAGGGCATCACGCCCGAGGAGCTCGTCGCCCGTTCCACCGCGCAGATCGAGCGCTCGCTGGCGGCGATGGGCACCGTGATGGCCGGGCTGCCGCCCATCGACGACCGCTACCGCCGGACGGTGCTCGACTACGTGACCGCGCTGCACGCCGAGGGCCGGTTCAAGCTGCGCACCGTCCGCCTGCCCTACGCCCGCGACGCCGGCGTGTTCCTGTTCGACGGCCTCGTCTCGGGCACCTGCCCGACCTGCATGGCCGGGAGCTGCGGCGGCGCCTGCGAGACCTGCGGGCACCCCAACAACTTCGACGAGCTGCTCGACCCGAAGTACACCGTCGACCCGACGGACGTGGTGGTCTACCGCGAGCAGACGATCCTGGTGCTGCCCATGGAGGACTACCGCGAGCGGCTCACCGCGTACTACGCCTCGCGCACGCCGCGCTGGCGCCCGCACGCCAAGCAGCTGATCGGCGAGCTGCTCGCCAAGCCGCTGCCCGAGATCCCGGTGACCTTCCCGAGCGCGTGGGGCATCGCGGCGCCGTTCCCCGAGACCGCGGGGCAGGTCCTGTACCCGTGGATCGAGGCCATGCCCGCCTCCATCTACGCCACCTGGTGGGCGAACGCCCAGCAGGGCGAAGAATCCGTCGAGACCGACGAGGCGTGGCTCGCGGGCGGTGACGCGGAACTCGTGTACTTCCACGGGTTCGACAACGTCTACCACTGGGGTCTGGTCGACCTGGTGATGCTGATGGCCCACGGCGACCGCTACACGACGCCGGACGCCAACGTGTGCAACGAGTTCTACGACCTCGACGGCGAGAAGTTCTCCACCAGCCGCAACCACCTCATCTGGAGCGCGGACCTGATGGCCGAGGTCCCGCGGGACCTGGTGCGGTTCTTCCTGGCACTCACCGCCCCCGAGTACCAGCGGACCAACTTCAGCCGGGACGCCCTGCACAGCGTCACGACGCGGCGGCTGGTCGAGCCGTGGAACGCGCTGTCCGAGTCGCTGACGCTCGGCCTGGTCGCGCTCGACACCGCGGCGCCGCTGCCCACCACCGAGGTCGGACGACGTCGGGCCACGGCGATGCTGGAGCGCTTCCGGCTCTGCTACGAGCTGCCGAACTTCAGCCTCGGCCGCGCCGCGGAGACCGCGCTCACCCAGCTCGACCGGCTGCGGAAGTCGGCCGACTCGCTGGACCTCCGCGCCAACGGCAGCGCGCCCGTGCAGCCGGGCGACCTGCTGCTGGAGATCCGCACGCTGCTCGCCTGCGTCGCGCCGATCATGGTCGAGGTCACCGACGTGCTCGCCGCCGAGGGCGTCGACCTCCGCATCACCGGCGACCAGCCGGACGAGATCGCCCCCTTCCGCTTCCCCCGCCTGCCGAACACGGCGGACACCCCCGAGCGGGCCCCCGCTCTCGACGGCGCGAGGTAG